Proteins from one Salmo salar chromosome ssa07, Ssal_v3.1, whole genome shotgun sequence genomic window:
- the LOC106608840 gene encoding uncharacterized protein isoform X2, protein MTTQQQEALDDDPDSLRAEMSCGHAVTPQSLTAWCRSLLDQGQYKFKCPALKDGTLVKCCEVWAYSEVRRLAVLTADEMQYFEKKMATLAATEYCEYKQCPGCNTYVERADLSNLNVHCSVCTADKGHIYEFCWQCLKQWKGPGPRSDRCDNDACTNKELQLLMNCPTTSLPQVEGVTTCPSIRACPTCGQMVEHDTTGCKNIFCTRCNVEFCFVCLKLTPECLDTSEYYIACSAGVAPRQTSIPTWDRS, encoded by the exons Atgacaacccagcagcaggagg cTCTGGATGATGACCCTGACTCCTTGAGGGCAGAGATGTCCTGTGGTCATGCAGTCACACCTCAGTCACTGACCGCATGGTGCCGCAGCCTACTGGACCAG GGCCAGTATAAGTTCAAGTGCCCTGCGCTTAAAGATGGCACCTTGGTGAAATGTTGTGAGGTGTGGGCTTACTCTGAGGTGCGTAGGCTGGCTGTTCTGACTGCAGATGAGATGCAGTACTTTGAGAAGAAAATGGCCACCCTGGCTGCTACAGAATACTGTGAATACAAACAA TGCCCTGGGTGCAACACTTATGTTGAGAGAGCAGATCTATCCAATCTCAATGTCCACTGCTCAGTGTGCACTGCAGACAAAGGCCATATCTATGAGTTCTGCTGGCAGTGTCTGAAGCAGTGGAAAGGTCCCGGTCCCCGCTCTGACCGATGCGACAATGATGCCTGCACTAATAAGGAGCTGCAGCTGCTGATGAATTGCCCCACCACTTCTCTGCCCCAGGTGGAGGGGGTCACCACATGCCCCTCCATTCGAGCCTGTCCCACGTGTGGCCAGATGGTGGAGCATGATACAACCGGCTGCAAAAACATATTCTGCACTCGCTGTAATGTAGAGTTCTGCTTTGTGTGCCTTAAGCTCACGCCTGAGTGCCTGGATACCAGTGAATATTACATAGCCTGCTCTGCTGGTGTAGCTCCTCGGCAGACCTCTATACCCACATGGGATAGAAGCTAA
- the LOC106608840 gene encoding ankyrin repeat and IBR domain-containing protein 1 isoform X1 translates to MTTQQQEGEKRYDPKDTTLKFVTRQDDITLDDDPDSLRAEMSCGHAVTPQSLTAWCRSLLDQGQYKFKCPALKDGTLVKCCEVWAYSEVRRLAVLTADEMQYFEKKMATLAATEYCEYKQCPGCNTYVERADLSNLNVHCSVCTADKGHIYEFCWQCLKQWKGPGPRSDRCDNDACTNKELQLLMNCPTTSLPQVEGVTTCPSIRACPTCGQMVEHDTTGCKNIFCTRCNVEFCFVCLKLTPECLDTSEYYIACSAGVAPRQTSIPTWDRS, encoded by the exons AtgacaacccagcagcaggagggTGAGAAGCGCTATGACCCCAAAGACACCACGCTCAAGTTCGTCACTAGACAGGATGATATCA cTCTGGATGATGACCCTGACTCCTTGAGGGCAGAGATGTCCTGTGGTCATGCAGTCACACCTCAGTCACTGACCGCATGGTGCCGCAGCCTACTGGACCAG GGCCAGTATAAGTTCAAGTGCCCTGCGCTTAAAGATGGCACCTTGGTGAAATGTTGTGAGGTGTGGGCTTACTCTGAGGTGCGTAGGCTGGCTGTTCTGACTGCAGATGAGATGCAGTACTTTGAGAAGAAAATGGCCACCCTGGCTGCTACAGAATACTGTGAATACAAACAA TGCCCTGGGTGCAACACTTATGTTGAGAGAGCAGATCTATCCAATCTCAATGTCCACTGCTCAGTGTGCACTGCAGACAAAGGCCATATCTATGAGTTCTGCTGGCAGTGTCTGAAGCAGTGGAAAGGTCCCGGTCCCCGCTCTGACCGATGCGACAATGATGCCTGCACTAATAAGGAGCTGCAGCTGCTGATGAATTGCCCCACCACTTCTCTGCCCCAGGTGGAGGGGGTCACCACATGCCCCTCCATTCGAGCCTGTCCCACGTGTGGCCAGATGGTGGAGCATGATACAACCGGCTGCAAAAACATATTCTGCACTCGCTGTAATGTAGAGTTCTGCTTTGTGTGCCTTAAGCTCACGCCTGAGTGCCTGGATACCAGTGAATATTACATAGCCTGCTCTGCTGGTGTAGCTCCTCGGCAGACCTCTATACCCACATGGGATAGAAGCTAA